Part of the Anopheles coluzzii chromosome 3, AcolN3, whole genome shotgun sequence genome is shown below.
AGGTGTGTTCCACGCATTGCCACAGCTCTCCCACGGCAGCTGTGCTTGCAGCGATCGCCACAGGAACAGCAGAGGATACGAAATGATCGCATTATAGTACGCGGTACAGATTAAGTTGAGCACAACGATCGCAATACCGGCACCCTTTAGTAGTGGCACAATTTTGAACACCGTTATGCATCCCGTTCCACTAAACTGACCCAGGCACGTTTCCAGAAAGAACAGCGGTATGCCACACAGCACTAGCATCAGCAGGTAGGGTACGAGAAaggcaccaccaccgttccGATAGCACAGGTACGGGAAGCGCCACACATTCCCCAGCCCGATCGCATACCCGATGCACGACAGAATGAACTCCGTTTTCGATGCCCAATGACCTCGCTTCGCGGTTGGCGTCGTGGTGGTTGTTGCGGTCGTCATGTTGCTCCACCAGCGCGGGCAAACACTGCCAGTCAACTGTCCCGAGATCAGCTTTGATCGAGTTGCTGGGCCGTCCCGCAAGATCCATTATCTCCACGGCAATTGCTATGCTTATCACTGGCAGGCGCATCTCAATCAACACTGATCATCTTCAATTTACGTGAATTCTACGCTAAAGACGTTTGGGTCTTCCGCGTCTTCTCACATCGCGAGTGGATAGAGATGCTACACATTGTTTGCTTCTCCAAGATTTACCCAACGGTTTGGTCTGCAAAATTAGGTAATTCTTTGTACTTTGCGATCCAACCATGCTGGCAATTCAGGTCTGCACCAGTTTGCACCTGATCACCAGGCAGCACCCTAAAATGATACAACTCCCTTGCTATTAAGCACTTCACACACTCTATTTCGAACTTTACTGCCAAACTTGCAGCGACAAATTGGCCACACGCAAAAAAATGCCCGAACACTTTACCCATTTTTTATACCACTCAGTTCCCAAGCCGGCCGAACGCGATCGATTACAAGTGGAATTAATTTTTTCACACCCAAAAGGTCAGCTGCCGCTTATCGTTTGCATCGCATTAATGTCTTTCAAGGTTAGCTACACTGGACAGTAACGCACCGGGTCGCAGCGACTTCCTCAACCGTATGGAAGGAAAAAGTGTTCGATATGGAATGCGAAGTGGCAATAATAATTACGATATTCGCGCTACAGGATTTCCACGAAATTCTAGCGTATTTAGGAAAAAAGCTGATTCAATTTGCTTGTAATTCGGCCATAAAGTTTCCATTCACAGCCCTATTAGTCATCGGTAGTGTAGACGGCAACACACCCCGCTTTGCTGGTGGTACACCATACCGCCCAATGACCTGTATCTATTCGCTAACCTATTTCCCGTCAATGCTATTTATTGCATATTAATACGCAGAATttacacaaacgcacaaacgCAGCAACGGTACGGTGCAATCGGAGGGTCCGGGGAAGGGTGGTCCACCGTCTGATAGATCCGAATATAAAACCAACCCTTCGGTACGGACACTACAGCAGTGCACTCTTCACTACACACGATCACGCACATTTCATCCAGGGCAGCAAAACTTCACCGCCGAAACCGTCTCACTATGCATCCAAGCACCTCTTCTACGTCGTCTGCAACtacagcagctgcagcagctcctGGCACGAAATGTACTCCCATCACTGCGGACGAATCGATCGTGATCAGTGGCATTGCGGGGAAGTATCCGCGCTCGGACAGTGTGGAACATTTTGCCGACAATCTGTACAATAAGGTACATTTACACTGCTGCCTAATTTGAGTGGAGTTGAGTGAGAAAAGTGAACCTGCGTGAGTGTGCTAATCTTGCTGTTTTGTGTGCTTCTCCTATTGAACTAACAAGGTGGATCTGGTGGACGATAAGGAAGATCGCTGGCGACATCTGTACGCGGGTATTCCGAAGCGTCTCGGCAAGCTGAACAAGCTCGGCAAGTTCGATGCGGAGTTCTTCGGCAGTGGCTTCCAGGAAACGCACACGATGGATCCGCAGCAGCGTTTGCTGCTTGAGCACTGCTACGAGGCGCTGCTCGATGCGGGCCTTCATCCGGACGATATACGCGGTACGCGCACGGGCGTGTTTGTCGGCGTGTCGATTGCGGAGACGGAGATCTACTGGACGTACAAGAAGACGAAGTCGCCGTACAACCGATCCATCCTGGGGTGAGTTCAAACCATGACTAGCAATATTCAACTGTATTCAACCAAGCAACTGCAAtttattctctctctatctcaacAAAAGATTTGTCCGAAGCATGCTAGCGACGAAGATTGCATACGCTTTGGATCTGAAGGGACCCTCGATGGCGGTCGATACGGCATGCAGCAGCTCCATGTACGCTCTCGATTGGGCCTGCAAAGCCATCCGTCAAGGGCAGTGTGATGCCGCCATTGTAGCCGGAACCAATCTGACACTGCATCCCTACATTACGCTTCAGTTCGCACTGCTCGGCGTACTGGCAGCCGATGGGTACTGTCGACCGTTCGATAAGAATGCGTCCGGATATTCCCGTTCGGAGGCCAACGCAGTGATCTTACTCCAGAAAGCGAAGGATGCAAAGCGTATCTACGCTCACGTGGTCAATACGAAAACCAACTGCGATGGGTACAAGCTCGAGGGCATCACTTTCCCTTCGAACAAGATCCAGAAGCAGCTGCTCGATGAGCTCTACTCCGAGGTGCCCTATGACCCGAAAGACATCAGCTACGTGGAAGCGCACAGCACCGGCACCGTAGTTGGTGATCCGGAAGAGTGTGACGCTATCGAGAAGGTGTTCTGTCCGGACCGAACCGAACCACTGCTGGTCGGTTCGGTCAAGTCGAACATTGGCCATTCGGAGGCGGCTGCCGGGATCTGCTCCGTCACAAAGTGTGTCATTGCGATGCAGAACCGTATCATTCCGCCGAACATTAACTACACCGAGCCCCGTACCGATGTGCCCTCGCTGCTGAACGGAAAGCTGAAGGTGGTAGACCAATGCACTCCGCTTGGAGGACCGCTGGTTGCGGTCAATTCGTTCGGCTTCGGAGGAGCAAACGCTCATGCACTGCTGCACAACTGCACGAAGCAAAAGATCAACGGTGGCTACCCAAAGGATGAGTTGCCCAGGCTGGTGGTTTGGAGCGGACGTACGATCGAAGCGGTTGATCATTTTCTCGACAGTTTGAAGGGAAAAAGCTACGATGCTGAGTTTTACGCACTGACGCATAACATTCAGCGCAGCGAAATACCGAAAATGACCACCAAAGGGTACGCCATTTTCGGTGGCCGTCAGGACGGGACTGCTGAGCTGCTGTACAAAGCGGCATCGAATAAGATCCCGAAGAAGTACAAGTTGCCTCCGGTAACGCTTGCATTCGGACAGCTAGAAGGCAACTGGAAGGCAACCGTACAGGCATTCAATCAGTTCCCGGAGTTTGCCAACGGTATTGCGGAATGTCTGCAAGCCATCAAAGACTGTGGATTCGATGCGTTCGATCAGACGATGCAAGCGAACGATCCCATCCAGCACATCCTGTGGACGTTCATGGCCCAGGTAGGAGTGTACCGCTTGTTGACTGCGTCTGGTGTAACGATCGATCAGTACGCTGGCTACGCTGTGGGACAGATCACGTGCGCTTATCTGGATGGAGTACTCTCGCTGCACGACGCATTACGTGTGGCTTACGCCCATGGATATATCATTCGTGCGCATCATACTGAAAAGAGCGCCAATTATGGTAGCGGTGTTTCGTCCAACAAACAGCTTACCGTGAAACTGGCGACAGCGCTGAAGCCTCTGCGCCTGCAAGCCGCCACACCCAAGTGGTTCAATCCATGTCAGCTGAAAACGTTCGAAATGTATGATCCGAAGGTGATGACGACACTGTTCCATACGCTAGGAGCGAATGAAGCTATCGTGTTGCAGCCGTTGAACGCGTCAAAAGATGTCCTCATGCACTTCCTTAAATCCCTTGGCGAGTAAGTTATCCTCCTTATTCCATGTATTTACCCATAACTGCTTTAAACATTACCGGATCTCTATCTTTTCAGAGTGTTCCTTAAAGGTCATCCAGTCAATCTGCTGCCGGTCTACCCGGCGATCCAGTTTCCTGTCTCGCAGGGCACAGGCATGATCTCGTCACTGCTCGAGTGGGACCATTCGGCCGATTGGCACGTCACCAACTTCCGCACGACTCGTATGGTCGATCAAAGCACCTCCGAGTACACGATTTCCCTATCCGAGCAGGACTACATCAGCGGGCACTGCATCGATGGACGAATCCTTATACCGGCCACGGGATATCTGTTCTACGTGTGGGATTCCTTCTCCGGCAGGATGGGCATCATACCCGAGGAGATGCCGGTCGAGTTTTCGGACATCGAGTTTCTGCGTGCGACGACCCTGGTCGGAGATCAGCAGGTGACGCTCACCGTGGATCTGAACGAAGTGACCGGTAGCTTCGAGGTCAGCGAAGGAACGGCTCTCGTGGTGAAGGGACGCATTCAGGCGCTTACTAACTACACGCCACCGGAGACTAAGCACAGGCAGAGCGATGCTGTAATGATGCCTTCGAAAGATTTCTACAAGGAGCTGCGACTGCGTGGCTACCACTATGGTGGATACTTCAAGTCTGTCATGGAGTCGCGTGCCGATGGATCGTACGCCAAAATCGAATGGAAGTACAACTGGACCGCACTGCTCGATTGTATTCTGCAGGTGGCGATCATAGCCGTGGACTCACGATCGCTTGTAATACCTACACGCATTGAGTCGATCAAAATTGATCCCATTCAGCATAAGCTAACGGATCAAGCAACGGGCAATGAGGTCCCCAGCTACAATGTGTGTTTCGATCCCGACCTTAACCTGCTGCAGTGTGGAGCGATAGAGATTCGTGGCCTTAATGCCAGTACCATTGCTCGACGCCTGCCACCCGGTGTTCCTGTGCTTGAGAGCTACAAGTTCCATCCCTACTATCCGCAGCACACGATGGCACCATCGTCGGCTGTTTCCACGATTGTACAGACAATTCTCGAGAACCAGGCCACAATCTTCTTCACTGTTACGGAGATTCACTCCAAAACTAGGGATCCGATCATTTCCCTCTTTGGAGATGCTATCGGTGACCTGCCGTTGGTGAAGGCACACCTTACACTGCTCTCCACTGCAAAGCCTGAGCCTATTCCTAATGTCACGATCTCCGAGGATAAGCTCATGAAGCAAAGAAATGTGCTCCTGCTCATCTGTGAGAACCTCTTCGCTGATGATGAGTTCATCTCTGACGCTATCAACTGTCTTTCCGATCAAGGCTTCATACTGCTGCGCGAGTCTCCAGAATACCGCCTTCAAGACGGCCATCGACGACTTCAACTTGTGAGTACAATGTCGATCGAAGGTGAGactttcctgctgctgcagcaaaagAAGTCCGCCATGAACACTTCCGTCGATGCACACGTCATCAAGGTATGCTCCAATGATACCACACACAATTGGCTGCTGGAGTTGAAACAGGAAGTCAAGACCAAGCCAGTTATTCTCTATGCTCAGAATGATCCTTCCTCGGGCATCATTGGACTGGTGAACTGCATTCGAAAAGAGCCCAACATTCAAACCGTTTCCTGTTTCTTCATTGATGATCCCAGCGCTCCTGCGTTCGATGCATCCAAACCGTTCTACAAAGAACAGATTGAGCTTGGACTTGCGATCAACGTTTATCGCGAAGGCCAATGGGGATCCTATCGTCATTTCAAGCTGCAAGAAGAGCCTCGTTACGAGCCCGCTACCAAACATTGTTTCGCCAATTGTGTCAAGCCTGGTGATCTTTCTTCATTCACATGGATGGTTGGTCCACTGAGCGAACAGCCGCCCTCCAGTCCGCTGGCCAGAGTTGTCTACAGCTCACTGAACTTCAAAGACGTTATGATTGCTACCGGCAGGCTTACGGTTGAAACATTCTGCACTGATCGACTGCAACAAGAGTGCATTCTTGGGTTTGAGTATTCTGGAGTCACCACCACCGGTAAGCGGGTCATGGGAATTATTGGAGCCGGATCAATGGCCACGATCGTCGAAAGCGATCCCATCTTTACCTTGGACGTTCCCGATAACATCTCGTTGGAGCAAGCGGCCACTATTCCTACGGTGTACACTACTGTGTACGCCTCATTCTTCGTTTGTGCACAAATTCGCAAAGGAAACTCTATTCTCATACACGCTGGTACGGGAGGTGTTGGTTTGGCCGCCATCCGTGTTTGTCTAGCTTACGGACTGGAGGTCTTCACTACCGTCAGTACCAAGGAGAAGCGTGACTTCCTGCTGAGCTACTTCCCCGACCTTAACCCCAACAATATCGGAAACTCCAGAGACATCTCCTTTGAAACGCTCATCAAAGAGCGTACCAATGGACGCGGTGTCGACTTTGTCCTCAACTCTTTGTCCGAGGAAAAGCTGCAAGCTTCTATCCGTTGTCTGGCCAGAGGAGGACACTTCCTCGAGATTGGAAAGTATGACATGATGAAGGACTCCAAGATAGCAATGACGTTCTTCCAGAGAGGAATCACTTTCACCGCTGTGCTGGTTGATCTACTGTTCCAAGAAAAACGCGATCTCTTGTTGGAATTACACAAGCTCATCATGAAGGATCTGGGGAAGGGTATCATACAACCGCTACCTACTACCGTCTTCCAGGCTCATGAGATCGAGCAAGCATTCCGTTATCTTGCGACGGCCAAGCATATTGGAAAGGTTGTCCTGAAGATTCGGGATAACGAAGATGATCTTGCATCTGTTCCGATATCTTACCTCCCGCGAGTCTATTGTAATCCCGAGCAAAGCTTCGTCATTGCTGGTGGTCTTGGTGGGTTCGGACTTGAGCTAGCCGATTGGCTTATCATTCGAGGCTGTCGTAAGCTTCTTCTTAGCTCCAGTAGAGGAATTACCAAACCCTACCAGCAGTACCGTATCAAGTAAGTACATTGAGCTCGTTATATTCTACATCACACTTCATCACCTTATCTTCCCCTAGCACATGGCGTACGTATGGAGTTCAAGTGACCATCTCCACTGAGGACATTTCTACCTACGACGGCTGTCGTCGTCTTCTTCAACAAGCTATCCAAATGGGACCCATCGCTGGTATCTTCAATCTGGCCGTACAACTACGGGATGCCATCATCGAAAACCAGTCCGTGGATAAGTTTGCCGAGTGTTTGGCCCCTAAAGCCATCGCTACACATCATCTCGACGCTCTCAGCCGTGAGCTCTGCCCTATGCTGAAGCATTTCGTCGTCTTCTCCAGCGTCTCGTGTGGTCGTGGAAATGCTGGCCAATCCAACTACGGCATGGCCAACTCCATCATGGAGCGAATCATTGAGCATCGAGTCGCTCATGGGCTGCCCGGAAAGGCCATCCAGTGGGGAGCCATCGGTGAGGTCGGTATCGTGGCTGACATGCAGGAAGACAAGATCGACATGGAGATCGGTGGAACGCTGCAGCAGCGCCTATCCTCCTGCATTCAGGTGCTGGATCAGCTGCTGACTACCTCCGAGCCCATTGTGGCCAGCATGGTCGTGGCTGAGAAGCGTAGCTCTAGCGGTGGTGCTAAAAACATCGTCGAGGCCGTCATGAACATCATGAACATTCGCGACATGAAGTCGGTCTCGGTTGAGAGCACGCTTGCTGACATCGGTATGGACTCGCTGATGGCCGTCGAAATCAGACAAGTTCTTGAGCGTGATTTCGACATCATCTTGACGCCTCAGGATCTCCGCACACTCACCTTCTccaagctgcagaagctggcCGATGCAAAGACCGAGAGCGAGACTGCTGAGGCCACTACTCAACAGCTGCAGCTTCAAGACCTGCTAGCCAGCTTCGGTGATGAGACCGCCAGTCATCACACTGTCTTGCGATTGCCCTCCAAGTGTAACGATCTCGAGTACGATCGTCCAGTGCTGATCATACCGGGTATTGAAAGCGTTTCCAGTCCAGCCTGGACGAAGATCGCCTCCGAGATCAATGCTCCCACCTTCGTGCTGCAGACCTTTGCCAAGGGATCCGACGAACAGACTATTCCCGGTATTGTCGACAGCGTATTCGACGAGATGTTTGAGACGGTATTTGCCAAGGCGGAACAGTTCTTGGTCATTGGATATTCATTCGGCGCACTGTTGGCGCTCGAGGTCGTGAAGCGTCTGGAGGCACGATCACTTCGCGGAAAGCTGATGCTCATCGATGGCTCACCGCTTTACCTTCAGCGCTTCGCTAGCCATCATTTATCGGGCTTTGACGATGAACACCTGCAAATGGCCATCCTCACGCTGGTGCTTCGCTTTTCATTGCCTTCTGTGTCGAACGAAATTCTAAGCAGCATTATGGGTGAAGCCACGTACGAGAATCGTGTCACCAAAATGCTGGACATCGGCCGAGAATCGAACCCGTTCTCGGAAGAATACACGCGCAAGATGATGCGAGTGCTGTTGTTCCGACTGAAAGCGGCCATGAACATGAGCACGGAGGTGAAGGAGAAACTAGCATCTCCCCTGGTGCTCGTACGCTCCGGAACAATTGGTGACATCGAGGAAGACTACGGGCTGACCGAGTTTACCAGCTCGTCTATGATTGTGAAGATCATCGACGGTACGCATCAGACCATGCTCGCAAACATGGAGCTGCTTGAAATTATCAATAAGGACACTCTGTGAGAACGatcatatttttaaaaacacctATTTATCAACTTCTACTAGTGAGTGAATAAAGTGAAGCATTAAAAATGGCACAACACTTGGTTTAAACATTGACCTATTTGACCGAATCGGTTTAATTAGTTACCAATTGCTTCCGCAACGAATGTATCCACTGCGCTAGCCCCTATTTTACTAAAGGAGATTGAACTGCATTTCCGTTCATTGACTTTGAAAACCCTTTAAACCTGTTTTAATGATCTTCGTTTTGGATGAATTCATTAAATTTGATGGCGTTGTAGGAAATCGGTTCGCGTAGTAAGGTGAAGAAGTCGCCTTTCCACCTTCCTCGTGCAGAATAATTTGCACATTCATAAGCACTGCACGATCGCTAGAAGCGAAAAATAATACTAATTGCAGCGATTGGCAGACACTAAACTCCTGCAGTGGGGCACATTATGCAAAACACAATCGAAATGCTATGTGCAAACcatataaaatcaattcactGAACCCGTCCAGCTCACCAGTGTACGTTTGCCTTTCACTATGAAGACTGTTACGAACTGTTCGGAGCCAATCGATTCGGAGAACTCGATCGTCATTTCGGGTATATCGGGAAAATATCCACGGTCGGACAATGTCCAGGAGTTTGCCAACAACCTTTACAGCAAGGTTTCGTCGTATCTGTTACCTGTGCTCATGATAGTCGTATCAATCACTTCTTGATTGCGCCATTCTCCCGCTCTGTTACAGGTTGATCTTGTCGATGACAAGGAGGAACGCTGGCGCCATACCCATCCCGACATACCGAAGCGGCTCGGCAAGCTGAACCATCTTGAGAAGTTCGATGCAGATTTTTTTGGCTACAGTCCAAAGGAGGCGCACACGATGGATCCCCAGCATCGGTTACTGCTGGAGCACTGCTATGAGGCCGTGATGGATGCGGGGCTTCATCTCGATGATTTGCGGGGATCGAAAACGGGTGTGTTCATTGGAATTTCCATGTCGGAAACGGAAACCTACtggacgtacaaaaaaactcagaTGCCTTACCGGAGAGTAATGCTGGGGTTAGTATCTCCAGGTCGATCAATGTGCTCTTCGTATCTTTAACACTATTAAACACATTATACAGCTTTACAAGGAGTATGACTGCACTGAAGATTGCATACGCCTTGGATCTGAAGGGACCCGCCATGACGGTGGATACAGCGTGCAGCAGCTCCATGTACGCTCTCGATTGGGCCTGCAAAGCCATCCGTCAAGGGCAGTGTGATGCCGCCATTGTTGCCGGAACCAATCTGACACTGCATCCGTACATTACGCTTCAGTTCGCACTGCTCGGCGTGCTGGCTGCCGATGGGTACTGTCGACCTTTCGATAAGAATGCGTCTGGATATTCCCGTTCGGAGGCCAACGCAGTGATCTTACTCCAGAAGGCGAAGGATGCAAAGCGTATCTACGCTCACGTGGTCAATACGAAAACCAACTGCGATGGGTACAAGCTCGAGGGCATCACTTTCCCTTCGAACAAGATCCAGAAGCAGCTGCTGGATGAGCTCTACTCCGAGGTGCCCTATGACCCGAAAGACATCAGCTACGTGGAAGCGCACAGCACCGGCACCGTAGTTGGTGATCCAGAAGAGTGTGACGCGATCGATAAAGTGTTCTGTCCAAACAGAACTAGCCCATTGTTGGTCGGTTCGGTCAAGTCTAATATTGGCCATTCGGAACCGGCTGCTGGACTTTGCTCCCTTACCAAATGCATCATTGCGATGCAAACGGGCCTCATCCCGCCTAACATTCACTACACCGAACCGCGCAAAGACGTACCGTCGCTGCTGAACGGCCACCTCAAGGTAGTTGATGAAGCAACGCCACTCGGTGGTCCGCTAGTGGCAGTCAATTCGTTCGGCTTCGGAGGTGCCAATGCACACGCACTGCTGCACGCTCACACCAGAAGGAAGGATCACAATATTCGCCCACATGGTGATCTTCCTCGGCTGGTCGTTTGGAGTGGACGTACGATCGAGGCGGTAGATCAGTTTCTCGAAGGTATCGCCAAACATAGCTTCGACCCAGAGCTGTACGCCTTAACGCATAACATCCAGCGGAAGGAGCTTGCCAAGATGACCAGCCGTGGGTATGCTGTGCTCGCACGTGGCAGCGATGGTTCTACTACGATTCTTCAAAAGAACATCTCCAAAGCGAACAAAACGCTACCCCCGTTTGCGATCGTTTTCGGACAGATGGATTACGAATGGCAAGCGACGCTGCAGGCGTTTAAGAAGTTTCCACTGTTCAAGGCGTCGGTCGAACAGTGTCTTACTCTACTGAAAGAGCCCGAGTACGATTGCATCTTTAGCAAGGATAATTACGCTACAATACTGCAGCGTGCCGTCTGGACGCTGATCATACAGATCGGTGTGTACCAGATGCTGAAGTCGATCGGCGTTAAGGTGGACCAGTACGGTGGGTACTCGATCGGGCAGATCACTTGTGCGTACATCGACGGTGTGCTGTCGCTTGCCGATGCCATCCGTGTAGCATTTACGCATGGTGTGTTGCTCAGTTCGTATCAAAACCCGGAGACGGTTAACTATCGCGACATTATTACAAACAAGGAGCTTAACACCAAGCTCACCTCCATACTGGAATCGTTTCTCTTCGCCAAAGCGACGGATAGGTGGAAGACAGCCACATCGGTACTGTCGTTCCGCATCTACGATCCTAAAAGTGCCACTCAGATGTTCAACAGGATCGACAGTAATGCGATTGTGTTGCAGCCACTTCCTTCTATTCAATCTACCGATAGTCTTGTGAACAGCTTCCTAGCTTCCATTGGACGGTAAGCATTGGTTTTGGTGGTTTCGTCTTTGCCATCTACTCTTCTCCCCTTTCATTTCAGTGCCTTCATCCATGGGCAACACTGTCAGCTGTTGGATCTATACCCGAAGGTAACGTTCCCGGTGTCACTGGAAACTCCAATGATCGGTCCGCTTATTCGCTGGAATCACTCCGTCGACTGGCATGTGGCGAATTTTCAAACGAAAAAGATGGTTGATCAAGGCTCCAATAAGCACAGTGTGACGCTCGCCGAGCAAGAGTACATTGCCGGGCATTGTATCGATGGGAGGGTGCTGATCCCTGCCACTGAGTATCTGTACCTGGTGTGGGATTCCTTCACGAGCAAAACCGGAACCATCCCGAATGAAGTGGCCGTACAGTTTACGGAGGTTGAATTTCTACGCGCGACTACCATTGCCCCTGGACAGGTGATTACACTGTTCGTTGAGATTAACGACATCAGTGGACACTTTGAAGTGTCCGAAGGCTCAACGCTGGTCGTTAAGGGTTGCATTCAACGGCTGGACCACTTCCAGCGGCAACCGATTGAGCAACGGAACCAACCAGCCATTACACTGCCGACTAAAGACTTTTACAAGGAGCTACGACTAAGGGGGTACCACTATGGAGGGTTCTTTAAGTCCGTCATGGAGTCGGCTGCCGATGGATCGCACGCTAAAATTGAATGGAAAGGAAACTGGACGGCTTTGTTGGACTGTATGCTTCAAGTGGCGATCATTGCAGTAGATACTCGCTCACTCATGATTCCTACCCGTATTGAGTCGATCAAAATTGATCCTGTACGGCAAAAAATGTCGCAGCAAGTAAACGAACAGGGTGTCCCGTACTATGGTGTGTGCTTTGATCCGGATCTGAATCTGTTGCAAAGCAGCGGCATTGAGATTCGTGGCCTTAATGCAAGTACCATCGCTAGACGCCTGCCACCCGGTGTGCCTGTGCTTGAGAGCTACAAGTTCCATCCCTACTTTTCACAACAACTTTTACAACCTCCTCAAGCAGCTTCTATCGTTTTGCAAACGATCCTCGATAATCAGACGACTTTGGTATGTAGTGTTACGGAGATTCACTCCAAAACTAGGGATCCGATCATTTCCCTCTTCGGAGATGCTATCGGTGACCTGCCGTTGGTGAAGGCACACCTTACACTGCTCTCCACTGCAAAGCCTGAGCCCATTCCTAATGTCACGATCTCCGAGGATAAGCTTATGAAGCAAAGAAATGTGCTCCTGCTCATCTGTGAGAACCTCTTCGCTGATGATGAGTTCATTTCTGACGCTATCAACTGCCTTTCCGATCAAGGCTTCATACTGCTGCGCGAGTCTCCAGAATACCGTCTTCAAGACGGCCATCGACGACTTCAACTTGTTAGTACAATGTCGATCGAAGGTGAGactttcctgctgctgcagcaaaagAAGTCCGCCATGAACACTTCAGTCGATGCACACGTCATCAAGGTATGCTCCAATGATACCACACACAATTGGCTGCTGGAGTTGAAGCAGGAAGTCAAGACCAAGCCAATTATTCTCTACGCTCAGAATGATCCTTCGTCGGGCATCATTGGACTGGTGAACTGCATTCGAAAAGAGCCCAACATTCAAACCGTTTCCTGTTTCTTCATTGATGATCCCAGCGCTCCTGCGTTCGATGCATCCAACCCGTTCTACAAAGAACAGATTGAGCTTGGACTTGCGATCAACGTTTATCGCGAAGGCCAATGGGGATCCTATCGTCATTTCAAGCTGCAGGAAGATCCGCGTTACGAGTCCGCTACCAAACATTGTTTTGCCAATTGTGTCAAGCCTGGTGATCTTTCTTCATTCACATGGATGGTTGGTCCACTGAACGAGCAGTCGCCCTCTAGTCCACTGGCCAGAGTTGTGTACAGTTCTTTGAACTTCAAAGACGTTATGCTTGCTACCGGCAGGCTTACAGTGGAGACTTCTTTCACTAACAGATTGCAACAAGAATGCGTGCTCGGTTTTGAATATTCTGGAGTCACCACCACCGGTAAGCGGGTCATGGGCATGATACCTGCTGGATCGATGGCCACGATGATTGAAACTGATC
Proteins encoded:
- the LOC120957046 gene encoding fatty acid synthase-like, translated to MHPSTSSTSSATTAAAAAPGTKCTPITADESIVISGIAGKYPRSDSVEHFADNLYNKVDLVDDKEDRWRHLYAGIPKRLGKLNKLGKFDAEFFGSGFQETHTMDPQQRLLLEHCYEALLDAGLHPDDIRGTRTGVFVGVSIAETEIYWTYKKTKSPYNRSILGFVRSMLATKIAYALDLKGPSMAVDTACSSSMYALDWACKAIRQGQCDAAIVAGTNLTLHPYITLQFALLGVLAADGYCRPFDKNASGYSRSEANAVILLQKAKDAKRIYAHVVNTKTNCDGYKLEGITFPSNKIQKQLLDELYSEVPYDPKDISYVEAHSTGTVVGDPEECDAIEKVFCPDRTEPLLVGSVKSNIGHSEAAAGICSVTKCVIAMQNRIIPPNINYTEPRTDVPSLLNGKLKVVDQCTPLGGPLVAVNSFGFGGANAHALLHNCTKQKINGGYPKDELPRLVVWSGRTIEAVDHFLDSLKGKSYDAEFYALTHNIQRSEIPKMTTKGYAIFGGRQDGTAELLYKAASNKIPKKYKLPPVTLAFGQLEGNWKATVQAFNQFPEFANGIAECLQAIKDCGFDAFDQTMQANDPIQHILWTFMAQVGVYRLLTASGVTIDQYAGYAVGQITCAYLDGVLSLHDALRVAYAHGYIIRAHHTEKSANYGSGVSSNKQLTVKLATALKPLRLQAATPKWFNPCQLKTFEMYDPKVMTTLFHTLGANEAIVLQPLNASKDVLMHFLKSLGEVFLKGHPVNLLPVYPAIQFPVSQGTGMISSLLEWDHSADWHVTNFRTTRMVDQSTSEYTISLSEQDYISGHCIDGRILIPATGYLFYVWDSFSGRMGIIPEEMPVEFSDIEFLRATTLVGDQQVTLTVDLNEVTGSFEVSEGTALVVKGRIQALTNYTPPETKHRQSDAVMMPSKDFYKELRLRGYHYGGYFKSVMESRADGSYAKIEWKYNWTALLDCILQVAIIAVDSRSLVIPTRIESIKIDPIQHKLTDQATGNEVPSYNVCFDPDLNLLQCGAIEIRGLNASTIARRLPPGVPVLESYKFHPYYPQHTMAPSSAVSTIVQTILENQATIFFTVTEIHSKTRDPIISLFGDAIGDLPLVKAHLTLLSTAKPEPIPNVTISEDKLMKQRNVLLLICENLFADDEFISDAINCLSDQGFILLRESPEYRLQDGHRRLQLVSTMSIEGETFLLLQQKKSAMNTSVDAHVIKVCSNDTTHNWLLELKQEVKTKPVILYAQNDPSSGIIGLVNCIRKEPNIQTVSCFFIDDPSAPAFDASKPFYKEQIELGLAINVYREGQWGSYRHFKLQEEPRYEPATKHCFANCVKPGDLSSFTWMVGPLSEQPPSSPLARVVYSSLNFKDVMIATGRLTVETFCTDRLQQECILGFEYSGVTTTGKRVMGIIGAGSMATIVESDPIFTLDVPDNISLEQAATIPTVYTTVYASFFVCAQIRKGNSILIHAGTGGVGLAAIRVCLAYGLEVFTTVSTKEKRDFLLSYFPDLNPNNIGNSRDISFETLIKERTNGRGVDFVLNSLSEEKLQASIRCLARGGHFLEIGKYDMMKDSKIAMTFFQRGITFTAVLVDLLFQEKRDLLLELHKLIMKDLGKGIIQPLPTTVFQAHEIEQAFRYLATAKHIGKVVLKIRDNEDDLASVPISYLPRVYCNPEQSFVIAGGLGGFGLELADWLIIRGCRKLLLSSSRGITKPYQQYRINTWRTYGVQVTISTEDISTYDGCRRLLQQAIQMGPIAGIFNLAVQLRDAIIENQSVDKFAECLAPKAIATHHLDALSRELCPMLKHFVVFSSVSCGRGNAGQSNYGMANSIMERIIEHRVAHGLPGKAIQWGAIGEVGIVADMQEDKIDMEIGGTLQQRLSSCIQVLDQLLTTSEPIVASMVVAEKRSSSGGAKNIVEAVMNIMNIRDMKSVSVESTLADIGMDSLMAVEIRQVLERDFDIILTPQDLRTLTFSKLQKLADAKTESETAEATTQQLQLQDLLASFGDETASHHTVLRLPSKCNDLEYDRPVLIIPGIESVSSPAWTKIASEINAPTFVLQTFAKGSDEQTIPGIVDSVFDEMFETVFAKAEQFLVIGYSFGALLALEVVKRLEARSLRGKLMLIDGSPLYLQRFASHHLSGFDDEHLQMAILTLVLRFSLPSVSNEILSSIMGEATYENRVTKMLDIGRESNPFSEEYTRKMMRVLLFRLKAAMNMSTEVKEKLASPLVLVRSGTIGDIEEDYGLTEFTSSSMIVKIIDGTHQTMLANMELLEIINKDTL